A genomic stretch from Pseudoliparis swirei isolate HS2019 ecotype Mariana Trench chromosome 18, NWPU_hadal_v1, whole genome shotgun sequence includes:
- the LOC130208385 gene encoding parapinopsin-like, with protein MQPSVYFLNASYYVGPHEEPALSRTGFIMLSIIMAIFTGPAIILNATVIIVSLMHKQLRQPLNYALVNMAVADLGTAMTGGVLSVVNNAQGYFSLRRTGCVMEGFSVALFGITSLCTVALIAVERMFVVCKPLGQILFQKKHAVRGIALSWSWSLTWNLPPLFGWGRYELEGVGTSCAPDWDNRDPQNVSYILAYFAVCFAVPFALILASYTKLMWTLHQVSKMACLEDGAVAKEERKVASMVVLMVLTSMISWLPYAGLAMLVVYNPDVEVHPLVGTVPVYLAKSSTVFNPVIYIFLNKQFRKYAVPFLLCGKEPSLDDEASEATTAVEVANKVSPA; from the exons ATGCAACCATCAGTTTATTTCTTAAATGCTTCTTACTATGTGGGTCCACATGAGGAACCCGCTCTGTCACGCACTGGCTTCATCATGCTCTCCATCATTATGGCAATTTTTACCGGTCCGGCCATCATCCTCAACGCTACGGTGATCATTGTGTCCCTCATGCACAAGCAGCTGAGGCAGCCGCTCAACTACGCTCTGGTGAACATGGCTGTGGCGGACCTGGGCACAGCCATGACCGGAGGGGTGCTGTCTGTGGTCAACAACGCCCAGGGGTACTTCTCCCTGCGAAGAACCGGCTGCGTGATGGAGGGCTTTTCAGTGGCCCTGTTTG GCATCACATCTCTATGCACAGTTGCTCTGATCGCAGTGGAGAGGATGTTTGTTGTGTGTAAGCCCTTGGGGCAGATACTCTTCCAAAAAAAGCATGCAGTTAGAGGTATTGCCTTGTCCTGGTCGTGGTCCCTCACGTGGAACTTACCCCCCCTGTTCGGCTGGGGCAGGTATGAGCTGGAGGGCGTTGGGACGTCCTGTGCGCCTGACTGGGACAACCGGGACCCTCAAAACGTCTCCTACATCCTAGCTTACTTTGCTGTGTGCTTTGCAGTTCCCTTTGCACTTATCTTGGCATCCTACACAAAGTTAATGTGGACATTACACCAG GTGTCAAAGATGGCCTGTCTTGAAGATGGTGCAGTAgctaaagaagagagaaaggtggCGTCCATGGTGGTTCTGATGGTGCTGACCTCTATGATCAGCTGGTTGCCCTATGCCGGCCTGGCCATGCTGGTGGTCTACAACCCTGATGTGGAGGTCCACCCGTTGGTGGGCACGGTGCCTGTTTACCTGGCCAAGAGCAGCACTGTGTTCAACCCTGTCATCTACATTTTCCTCAATAAACAG TTCCGTAAGTACGCGGTACCCTTCCTGCTGTGTGGGAAAGAGCCGTCGCTGGACGATGAGGCCTCAGAGGCAACAACAGCCGTAGAGGTTGCCAACAAAGTGTCTCCTGCTTGA